One segment of Cetobacterium sp. NK01 DNA contains the following:
- a CDS encoding transketolase: protein MPDIIQMEKFAKDIRKETLKMLLNRGFGHIGGAMSIVETLAVLYSTMKINPQDPKNLDRDFFVLSKGHAGPSLYSTLALKGFFPLETLMTLNDNGTTLPSHPNRNLTPGIDMTTGSLGQGVSAAVGIALGLLRDSSERHVYCIVGDGELNEGQCWEAIQFAAHFKLTNFTLFVDNNKKQLDGTTNEICETFSILEKLRSFGFHSMQVKGDSVGEIYTALKGDNFGKPKAIVLDTIKGQGVKYFEDLKANHHVRFNDEMKGVLLWEIQNFEQGDKEDENE, encoded by the coding sequence ATGCCTGATATTATCCAAATGGAAAAATTTGCTAAAGATATTCGAAAAGAAACTTTAAAAATGCTTTTAAATAGAGGTTTTGGACACATTGGCGGAGCTATGTCCATTGTAGAAACTCTTGCAGTGCTATATTCAACTATGAAAATAAACCCTCAAGATCCTAAAAATTTAGATAGAGATTTTTTTGTACTTTCAAAAGGGCATGCAGGACCAAGCCTTTACTCCACTCTTGCTTTAAAAGGATTTTTTCCTTTAGAGACTCTGATGACTTTAAATGATAATGGTACTACTTTACCTAGTCATCCAAATAGAAACTTAACTCCAGGAATAGATATGACAACTGGTTCTTTAGGACAAGGAGTTTCTGCTGCTGTTGGAATCGCTTTAGGACTTTTAAGAGATAGCAGTGAAAGACATGTTTACTGTATTGTTGGAGATGGTGAGCTAAATGAGGGACAGTGCTGGGAAGCTATTCAGTTTGCTGCTCACTTTAAATTAACTAACTTTACACTTTTTGTAGATAACAACAAAAAGCAACTAGATGGAACAACTAATGAAATCTGTGAAACTTTTAGTATCTTAGAAAAACTTAGAAGTTTTGGATTTCACTCTATGCAAGTTAAAGGAGACTCTGTAGGGGAGATTTATACAGCTTTAAAAGGAGATAACTTTGGGAAACCTAAAGCTATTGTTTTAGATACTATTAAAGGGCAAGGAGTTAAATACTTTGAAGATTTAAAAGCAAATCACCATGTTAGATTTAATGATGAGATGAAGGGAGTTCTTCTTTGGGAGATTCAAAATTTTGAACAGGGTGATAAGGAGGATGAAAATGAGTAA
- a CDS encoding SNF2-related protein: protein MEFLKNLLDKVGSIMYKRGEEYYKKGKILKLQIESVEEEYYGEGVRNLTGTIKGSSGYLNYRTDVIFNYKEVVDYNCSCMYFRENMSPCKHIAAVGMAAYNLVLKKEMSSKSEADTHLEFFKKPTLEKMNPIFLKITPEVEVIIGHKSLTFNMEIISKGKKYKLTNKFAKFLEAYEAEEFSFGKAYSYNPKTDYFQGWEKKFLDFFKEYEGIFKRSYHGELNLNEVLGNKRSFDRFIDILGEGNQAIVKEVSLKDILDVEMKESEDETVAVEFKNVDDFILKGERTLLSVINKNEPVFYRISSLDMEMYKNILRRTSRSKAMIVSEKNLPVVINSAQNMGRLEISKKLEEKIYTPKVIEDKIYIDSYNTYGLKIYSKRFYDGKSESELEDVILLNNSLEEESLYSKVLKVYHNNFENGFYHITNLESIYRFVVEAIPELEKKYEIYYSEEFKNKSYSTASCRVETKVTDILEIKFNIDNIDKSELNGILNAIRERKKYYLLKNGGIIDVGDSEELNDLSDLLNIAEATKKEIEAGVISRAKNYSYFLSSTLQRIKNVVFDENFKEMEKNLKTICLKGEEKRIKKEFPMLRDYQLYGVQWLKTLEKLGLGGILADDMGLGKTLQTIVYLALEERELPSIVIAPKSLVYNWKSEFEKFAPNIKVKMCVGVKWEREEVIKNIGSKEIIITTYGLLKNDLGLYEKMLFKDGFANIIIDEAQNIKNILAKTSNAIKEIKGETKIALTGTPIENNILELWSIFDFAFPGYLGAHTTFKKRYLDNLKSLKSVVGPFILRRTKKEVLKELPEKIEQDVVVELDEKQKKLYLTYLEKYKKEVEADGSDAIKILSCLTRLRQICNHPKLFIEDYKGNSGKLEALLEILQEAKSGGHRVLLFSQFTEMLSIIKEYLKNEFSMLYLDGKTKIEERLELAERFNSGEGDIFIISLKAGGSGLNLTGADTVVHFDPWWNPSVENQATDRAHRMGQKNTVNVFRIITKGTIEEKISLIKNEKSKVISEVLEGEKQELLKMNREELLKLF, encoded by the coding sequence GTGGAATTTTTAAAAAATTTATTAGATAAAGTCGGTTCAATAATGTATAAACGTGGGGAAGAGTATTATAAAAAGGGAAAGATATTAAAACTTCAAATAGAGAGTGTGGAAGAGGAATACTATGGAGAGGGTGTTCGTAATTTAACTGGAACTATAAAGGGTAGTAGTGGATATTTAAACTACAGAACTGATGTTATATTTAACTATAAAGAGGTTGTTGATTACAACTGTAGTTGTATGTATTTTAGAGAGAATATGTCTCCGTGTAAGCATATAGCTGCAGTGGGAATGGCAGCTTATAACCTAGTGCTAAAAAAAGAGATGAGTTCAAAATCAGAGGCAGATACTCATTTAGAATTTTTTAAAAAACCAACTTTAGAGAAAATGAATCCAATATTTTTAAAAATAACTCCAGAGGTAGAGGTAATAATAGGGCATAAAAGTCTTACTTTTAATATGGAGATAATTTCAAAGGGAAAAAAATATAAATTAACAAATAAATTTGCAAAATTTTTAGAAGCTTATGAGGCTGAGGAGTTTAGTTTTGGAAAAGCCTACAGCTACAACCCAAAAACAGATTATTTTCAAGGATGGGAAAAAAAATTCTTAGATTTTTTTAAAGAGTATGAAGGCATATTCAAAAGAAGTTATCATGGAGAGTTAAATTTAAATGAAGTTTTAGGAAATAAAAGAAGTTTTGATAGATTTATTGATATTTTAGGAGAAGGGAATCAAGCTATTGTAAAGGAAGTTTCATTAAAAGATATTTTAGATGTGGAGATGAAAGAGAGTGAAGATGAAACGGTAGCTGTGGAGTTTAAAAATGTAGATGATTTTATATTGAAAGGAGAAAGAACTCTTTTAAGTGTTATAAATAAAAATGAACCAGTTTTTTATAGAATTTCATCTTTAGATATGGAGATGTATAAAAATATTTTAAGAAGAACAAGTCGAAGTAAAGCTATGATAGTAAGTGAAAAAAACCTTCCAGTAGTTATAAATTCAGCTCAAAATATGGGAAGATTAGAGATATCTAAAAAATTAGAGGAAAAGATATATACCCCTAAAGTTATAGAGGATAAAATATATATAGACTCATATAACACATATGGTTTAAAGATTTATTCTAAGAGATTTTATGATGGAAAATCAGAAAGTGAGTTAGAGGATGTTATACTTTTAAATAACTCTTTAGAGGAGGAGTCCCTATATAGTAAAGTTTTAAAAGTGTATCACAATAATTTTGAAAATGGGTTTTACCATATTACAAATTTAGAAAGTATCTATAGGTTTGTTGTAGAAGCTATACCTGAACTTGAGAAAAAATATGAAATCTACTACTCAGAGGAGTTTAAAAATAAAAGCTACTCAACGGCAAGTTGTAGAGTAGAAACAAAGGTTACAGATATACTAGAGATAAAGTTTAATATAGATAATATAGATAAAAGTGAATTAAATGGAATTTTAAATGCCATTAGAGAGAGAAAAAAATATTACCTTTTAAAAAATGGTGGCATTATAGATGTGGGAGACAGTGAGGAGCTAAATGATTTAAGTGATCTTTTGAATATAGCAGAAGCCACTAAAAAAGAGATAGAGGCTGGAGTTATATCAAGAGCCAAGAATTATAGCTATTTTCTAAGCTCAACACTACAAAGAATTAAAAATGTAGTTTTTGATGAAAATTTTAAAGAGATGGAAAAAAATCTAAAAACTATATGTTTAAAAGGTGAAGAAAAAAGAATAAAAAAAGAGTTTCCAATGTTAAGAGATTATCAACTGTATGGAGTTCAGTGGTTAAAAACCCTTGAAAAATTAGGGCTTGGAGGTATTTTAGCAGATGATATGGGACTTGGAAAAACTCTTCAAACTATAGTGTATTTGGCTTTAGAGGAGAGAGAACTACCAAGCATAGTTATAGCACCAAAATCTTTAGTTTATAACTGGAAAAGTGAATTTGAAAAATTTGCACCAAATATAAAAGTAAAGATGTGCGTAGGAGTTAAATGGGAAAGAGAGGAGGTTATTAAGAATATAGGTAGCAAAGAGATAATAATAACAACCTATGGACTTTTAAAAAATGATTTAGGGCTTTATGAAAAGATGCTGTTTAAAGATGGGTTTGCAAATATAATTATAGATGAAGCTCAAAATATAAAAAATATTTTAGCAAAGACATCTAATGCTATAAAAGAGATAAAGGGAGAAACTAAAATAGCTCTTACAGGAACTCCTATTGAAAATAATATATTAGAGCTTTGGAGTATTTTTGATTTTGCATTTCCAGGGTACCTTGGAGCACACACAACTTTTAAAAAGAGATACTTAGATAATTTAAAAAGTTTAAAAAGTGTTGTGGGACCTTTTATTTTAAGACGAACTAAAAAAGAGGTATTAAAAGAATTACCAGAGAAAATAGAGCAGGATGTTGTTGTTGAGTTAGATGAGAAACAGAAAAAATTATATCTCACATATTTAGAGAAGTATAAAAAAGAGGTAGAAGCTGATGGTAGCGATGCTATAAAGATCCTTTCGTGCTTAACAAGACTACGTCAAATATGTAACCATCCAAAACTTTTTATAGAGGACTACAAAGGAAACAGTGGAAAATTAGAGGCTCTTTTAGAAATTCTTCAAGAAGCTAAAAGTGGTGGGCATAGGGTGCTTCTTTTTTCTCAATTTACAGAGATGCTAAGCATAATAAAAGAGTATTTGAAAAATGAGTTTAGTATGCTTTATTTAGATGGAAAAACTAAAATAGAAGAGAGATTAGAACTGGCAGAAAGGTTTAACAGTGGAGAGGGAGATATATTCATAATCTCTTTAAAGGCTGGAGGAAGCGGACTAAATTTAACTGGAGCTGATACAGTTGTACACTTTGATCCTTGGTGGAATCCATCTGTGGAAAATCAGGCCACAGATAGAGCTCATAGAATGGGACAAAAAAATACAGTGAATGTTTTTAGGATTATAACTAAGGGAACTATTGAAGAAAAGATAAGTCTCATTAAAAATGAGAAATCTAAAGTGATAAGCGAGGTTTTAGAAGGGGAGAAGCAGGAACTTTTAAAAATGAATCGAGAGGAACTTCTAAAATTATTTTAA